The following proteins are encoded in a genomic region of Triticum dicoccoides isolate Atlit2015 ecotype Zavitan chromosome 1B, WEW_v2.0, whole genome shotgun sequence:
- the LOC119308943 gene encoding uclacyanin 1-like, with translation METKALILITVAMTMLGMALGASHTVGAPHGSWDIQTNYSQWVSRIRFTTGDELKFQYSAAVHNVVEVSKTGYDSCNGSSPISTFPTGNDVVPLATIGTRYFICGVSGHCNAGMKVEVNVKSKEVRTVQRCRRTGNRLRCQSETVLSSATSAGVDQSTVARLGLIVVAAGLMLFF, from the coding sequence atggagaccaaagctcttatTCTGATCACCGTGGCCATGACCATGCTTGGGATGGCACTCGGTGCCAGCCACACCGTAGGCGCACCGCACGGGTCATGGGACATTCAGACCAACTACTCTCAGTGGGTTTCGAGAATCAGATTCACCACCGGCGATGAGCTCAAGTTCCAGTACTCCGCCGCCGTGCACAACGTGGTGGAGGTGAGCAAAACGGGGTATGACTCCTGCAACGGCTCCAGCCCCATATCGACTTTCCCGACCGGTAATGATGTTGTTCCGCTTGCCACCATCGGGACCCGGTATTTCATCTGTGGCGTCTCCGGGCACTGCAACGCCGGCATGAAGGTCGAGGTCAACGTCAAGTCGAAAGAAGTGCGGACTGTGCAACGGTGCCGACGGACAGGGAACCGGCTTCGCTGCCAGTCCGAGACGGTATTAAGCTCAGCTACGTCGGCTGGCGTTGATCAGTCTACGGTGGCCCGACTCGGTCTGATAGTTGTTGCGGCTGGTCTTATGTTGTTCTTTTAG
- the LOC119308911 gene encoding uclacyanin 1-like: METKALILITVTMTMLGMALGASHTVGAPHGSWDIQTNYSQWVSKIRFTTGDELKFQYSAAVHNVVEVSKTGYDSCNGSSPISTFPTGNDVVPLATIGTRYFICGVSGHCNAGMKVEVNVKSKEVRTVQRCRRTGNRRRCQSETVLSLAMSAGVDQSTVARLGLIVVAAGLMLFF, translated from the coding sequence atggagaccaaagctcttatTCTGATCACCGTGACCATGACCATGCTTGGGATGGCACTCGGTGCCAGCCACACCGTAGGCGCACCGCACGGGTCATGGGACATTCAGACCAACTACTCTCAGTGGGTTTCGAAAATCAGATTCACCACCGGCGATGAGCTCAAGTTCCAGTACTCCGCCGCCGTGCACAACGTGGTGGAGGTGAGCAAAACGGGGTATGACTCCTGCAACGGCTCCAGCCCCATATCGACTTTCCCGACCGGTAATGATGTTGTTCCGCTTGCCACCATCGGGACCCGGTATTTCATCTGTGGCGTCTCCGGGCACTGCAATGCCGGCATGAAGGTCGAGGTCAACGTCAAGTCGAAAGAAGTGCGGACTGTGCAACGGTGCCGACGGACAGGGAACCGGCGTCGTTGCCAGTCCGAGACGGTACTAAGCTTAGCTATGTCGGCTGGCGTTGATCAGTCTACGGTGGCCCGACTCGGTCTGATAGTTGTTGCGGCTGGTCTTATGTTGTTCTTTTAG
- the LOC119308902 gene encoding uncharacterized protein LOC119308902 encodes MGAKVLILITVAVAMLGMVLGASHTVGAPAGSWDLQTNYTLWASRTRFTIGDELQFQYPTTVHNVAEVRKAGYDACNSSSPIATFLTGNDVVPLPAIGTRYFICGVPGHCIAGMKVQVNVKSKAVRTVQRCRGTGKRLRCQYETVLSSATAAGIDQSAVARLGLNCHLHRKCYNLSRPDLVYLVVVFGRKYQVEANVPKVYYMTTARGPYQADHATFKFGQHNILSIVNFHEF; translated from the exons ATGGGGGCTAAAGTTCTTATCCTGATCACCGTGGCCGTGGCCATGCTCGGGATGGTGCTCGGCGCCAGTCACACGGTGGGCGCGCCGGCCGGATCATGGGACCTGCAGACCAACTACACCCTGTGGGCTTCGAGAACTAGATTTACCATCGGCGATGAGCTCCAGTTTCAGTACCCCACCACCGTGCACAATGTGGCGGAGGTGAGAAAGGCTGGGTATGACGCCTGCAACAGCTCCAGCCCCATCGCGACATTCCTGACCGGCAACGATGTCGTCCCACTTCCGGCCATTGGGACGCGGTACTTCATTTGCGGTGTTCCAGGGCATTGCATCGCCGGTATGAAGGTTCAAGTCAACGTGAAGTCGAAGGCAGTGCGGACAGTACAACGGTGCCGAGGGACGGGAAAGCGGCTGCGGTGCCAGTACGAGACTGTATTAAGCTCGGCCACTGCGGCTGGCATTGATCAGTCTGCGGTGGCGCGGCTAGGTCTG AATTGTCATTTACATCGCAAATGTTATAACCTCTCCAGGCCGGACCTT GTTTACTTAGTGGTAGTGTTTGGACGTAAGTACCAGGTTGAAGCCAATGTGCCCAAGGTATA CTATATGACAACGGCGAGGGGCCCTTACCAAGCAGACCATGCAACTTTTAAATTTGGTCAACACAACATATTATCAATAGTGAATTTCCATGAATTTTGA